The Bacillus vallismortis genome window below encodes:
- the csfB gene encoding anti-sigma-G factor, with protein sequence MDETRKPNHTCVICDQEKNRGIHLYTKFICLDCERKVISTSTSDPDYAFYVKKLKSIHTPPLYS encoded by the coding sequence TTGGACGAAACACGTAAACCTAATCATACATGTGTGATTTGTGATCAAGAGAAGAATAGAGGCATTCATCTTTATACGAAATTCATATGCTTAGATTGTGAGAGAAAAGTAATTTCTACATCAACTTCCGATCCTGACTATGCCTTTTATGTAAAAAAACTAAAAAGCATTCATACACCGCCATTATATTCTTAA
- a CDS encoding 5-bromo-4-chloroindolyl phosphate hydrolysis family protein, with amino-acid sequence MQRFFHFLIWSLTSSATFVFIGILSFFGLNQPLFLSFVYGFASGAVVYTAGIWNSRRLFLKKHALTGREYAYIKKNLEEARQKIIRLRKALFQAKSIQMFKQNAEILRLVRRIYILTNKEPKRFYQAERFFYQTLDSVVELTEKYAFLSSHPKKSKELSMSLSEARITLAELTKRLEEDLTQLMGDDIDELQFELDAAKHSLKK; translated from the coding sequence ATGCAGAGATTTTTTCACTTTTTAATATGGAGTTTAACGAGCAGTGCGACTTTTGTTTTCATAGGGATATTGAGCTTTTTCGGTTTAAATCAGCCGCTTTTTTTATCTTTTGTTTATGGGTTCGCTTCAGGAGCAGTCGTATATACAGCTGGCATTTGGAATTCGAGACGGTTATTTCTTAAAAAGCATGCGCTGACAGGAAGAGAATATGCCTATATTAAGAAAAACCTAGAGGAAGCAAGGCAGAAAATCATACGCCTTCGAAAAGCTTTATTTCAAGCAAAAAGCATTCAAATGTTTAAACAAAATGCAGAAATACTGAGGCTTGTCAGAAGGATTTATATCCTCACCAACAAAGAGCCGAAGCGGTTTTATCAGGCTGAGCGATTTTTTTACCAAACGCTCGATTCAGTTGTTGAACTGACGGAGAAGTATGCCTTTTTATCATCTCATCCGAAAAAAAGCAAAGAGCTGTCGATGTCACTGAGTGAGGCGCGTATCACACTTGCTGAATTGACAAAGCGTTTAGAGGAAGATTTAACTCAATTAATGGGTGATGATATTGACGAACTGCAATTTGAATTAGATGCGGCGAAACATTCATTAAAGAAATAA
- a CDS encoding toxic anion resistance protein — protein sequence MNRDQSDLHIDELLADPFGEIEAEAVKAEKQQVRLVDVLPEENKEKAIQLAEQIDHKNMQSIVLYGSQAQSKLLNFSHTMIDHVQKKDVGEIGEILGELMKKLEQVNPDDLQSRKKGFLARVFGRVSNSLQEVLSKYQKTSVQIDRISLKLEHSKNALISDNKLLEQLYEKNKEYFTALNVYIAAGELKLEELKTKTIPELKQQAESGEHNQMAVQEVNDLVQFADRLDKRMHDLLLSRQITIQSAPQIRLIQNTNQALAEKIQSSIVTAIPLWKNQVAIALTLLRQRNAVDAQQKVTDTTNELLLKNAELLKTNTIETVRANERGLVDIDTLKKVQESLISTLEETLTIQEEGRVKRRQAEEELMVMEDDLKHKLLTMKER from the coding sequence ATGAACAGAGATCAGAGCGACCTTCATATCGATGAGTTGTTGGCGGACCCTTTTGGAGAAATAGAGGCGGAGGCTGTAAAAGCAGAGAAGCAGCAAGTACGCCTTGTTGATGTTCTTCCTGAGGAAAACAAGGAAAAAGCAATTCAGCTCGCTGAACAGATTGATCATAAAAATATGCAGAGCATTGTCTTATACGGTTCACAAGCTCAGTCGAAACTGCTGAATTTTTCTCACACTATGATTGATCATGTTCAAAAGAAGGATGTCGGGGAGATTGGCGAAATACTTGGAGAGCTGATGAAAAAGCTGGAGCAAGTAAATCCTGATGACCTTCAGTCTAGGAAAAAGGGTTTTTTGGCGCGTGTGTTTGGAAGAGTATCGAATTCTCTTCAGGAGGTGCTTTCTAAATATCAAAAGACCAGCGTACAGATAGACAGAATCAGTTTGAAGCTGGAACACTCTAAAAATGCTTTAATCAGTGACAATAAGCTGTTAGAGCAGCTATACGAAAAAAATAAAGAGTATTTCACCGCCCTGAATGTTTATATTGCTGCAGGGGAACTGAAGCTGGAGGAATTAAAAACAAAAACAATCCCTGAACTGAAGCAACAGGCTGAATCAGGCGAGCACAATCAAATGGCTGTTCAAGAAGTAAACGATTTGGTTCAATTTGCTGACCGTTTAGATAAAAGGATGCACGATTTGCTGCTGAGCAGGCAAATTACAATTCAAAGTGCTCCGCAAATCAGACTGATCCAGAATACAAACCAAGCGTTAGCTGAAAAAATCCAGTCATCCATTGTGACAGCAATCCCGCTTTGGAAAAACCAAGTTGCGATTGCGCTGACGCTTTTAAGGCAGCGCAATGCAGTGGATGCCCAACAGAAAGTAACTGATACAACCAACGAGCTTTTGCTGAAAAATGCGGAGCTTTTGAAGACCAATACAATTGAAACTGTGCGGGCGAATGAACGAGGCCTAGTTGATATCGATACTTTAAAAAAGGTGCAGGAAAGCTTAATCAGCACGCTTGAAGAAACGCTGACCATACAAGAAGAAGGACGAGTCAAACGCCGTCAGGCAGAAGAAGAACTCATGGTGATGGAAGACGATCTGAAGCACAAGCTGCTTACGATGAAGGAAAGGTAG